The proteins below are encoded in one region of Candidatus Saccharimonadales bacterium:
- the rpsB gene encoding 30S ribosomal protein S2: protein MSSIDIKTLLEAGAHFGHKTSRWNPKMAPYIHSKRGGIHIIDLDQTVTRLETALNFIESVAASGKKVLFVGTKKHIAPTVQAAAEASGMPYVTQRWFGGMLTNFTTISERVKRLKQLNEELESGELNDSYNKREVLEFSEERDKLAKDFNGILEMDKVPGALFVSDVLTEKTAIREATRLGIPVIAIVDTNGDPGLIDYVIPANDDAVKAVKLIADAVSEAIKGGAKEYAHRAAQEQAAQEKAAQAAKAKSEAEAKKQAEQEQKAEEAKAKEEK from the coding sequence ATGAGTAGTATAGATATTAAGACTTTGCTTGAGGCAGGTGCCCACTTCGGGCACAAGACTAGCCGTTGGAATCCGAAAATGGCCCCTTATATTCACAGTAAGCGGGGCGGCATCCATATCATAGACCTAGATCAGACCGTTACTCGCCTGGAGACGGCACTGAACTTCATCGAAAGCGTAGCCGCTAGCGGTAAGAAGGTACTATTTGTCGGAACTAAGAAGCATATCGCCCCCACCGTGCAGGCGGCGGCTGAAGCCTCCGGTATGCCCTATGTGACACAACGCTGGTTTGGTGGTATGCTGACCAACTTCACGACTATTTCCGAGCGGGTAAAGCGTTTAAAGCAGCTGAACGAAGAGTTAGAATCAGGTGAGCTAAACGACTCTTACAACAAGCGGGAAGTGCTTGAATTCAGTGAAGAGCGTGACAAGCTAGCCAAAGATTTTAACGGCATTCTGGAAATGGATAAGGTTCCTGGTGCGTTATTCGTGAGCGATGTTTTGACTGAGAAGACGGCCATCCGGGAGGCGACCAGACTTGGTATTCCGGTCATCGCCATTGTGGACACCAACGGTGATCCCGGTCTAATCGACTACGTCATTCCGGCCAATGATGATGCCGTGAAGGCGGTAAAGTTAATAGCGGATGCGGTAAGTGAAGCGATTAAGGGTGGAGCGAAAGAGTATGCTCACCGAGCAGCTCAGGAGCAGGCAGCTCAGGAGAAGGCGGCTCAAGCCGCTAAGGCTAAGAGTGAGGCCGAGGCCAAAAAGCAGGCCGAACAGGAGCAGAAAGCGGAAGAGGCCAAGGCCAAGGAGGAGAAATAA
- the tsf gene encoding translation elongation factor Ts produces the protein MAISTSEIKQLRDATGVGMMDAKRALEEADGDQVKALEVLRKKGQAKAEKRAERTADAGLVDSYVHMGRVAAMVEVNCETDFVARTDDFKDFVRDVAMQVAAANPQYLKPDSVPESVVAKEKEIYTGELEGKPENIREQILSGKLDKFYEQACLYKQPFIKDPDKTIEAYQTELVARLGENIVIAQFARMELGVHES, from the coding sequence ATGGCGATTTCTACCAGCGAGATCAAACAACTACGTGACGCTACTGGTGTCGGTATGATGGATGCCAAGCGAGCTCTGGAAGAAGCCGATGGTGATCAGGTTAAGGCACTTGAAGTCTTACGGAAGAAGGGTCAGGCCAAGGCCGAAAAGCGCGCTGAGCGGACGGCCGATGCCGGCTTGGTAGATAGTTACGTACATATGGGCCGGGTAGCAGCCATGGTTGAGGTTAACTGTGAGACCGATTTTGTGGCTCGAACTGATGACTTTAAGGACTTTGTACGCGATGTTGCCATGCAGGTCGCTGCTGCTAACCCGCAGTATCTCAAACCGGACAGCGTTCCTGAATCGGTAGTAGCTAAAGAGAAAGAGATCTACACTGGCGAGCTAGAGGGAAAGCCGGAGAACATCCGGGAGCAGATTCTATCTGGCAAGTTGGATAAGTTTTATGAGCAGGCCTGCCTGTACAAGCAGCCATTTATTAAGGACCCGGATAAGACGATCGAAGCCTACCAGACCGAGTTAGTTGCTCGGCTAGGCGAGAACATTGTGATCGCTCAGTTTGCTCGGATGGAGCTCGGAGTTCATGAATCCTAG